Proteins from one Ananas comosus cultivar F153 linkage group 5, ASM154086v1, whole genome shotgun sequence genomic window:
- the LOC109710709 gene encoding glycine-rich protein DOT1-like, whose translation MVGGGCTGSRCWQATKGGRGTRQQAAEGGGGGGHDALAAPTYGRHGQNRPTRSSGGGDVGGGRVWSTEGRRRSRLLAAEGGGYGAGATRARLGSAQAHRAAAAMAITGGAPGNGDWSPEVRERRRKQL comes from the coding sequence ATGGTCGGCGGCGGGTGCACCGGCAGCAGATGCTGGCAGGCGACAAAGGGAGGCCGAGGCACGCGTCAGCAGGCGGCggaaggaggcggcggaggcggccatgatgccctagccgcaccaACCTATGGAAGGCACGGCCAAAACCGGCCGACAaggagctccggcggcggggaCGTCGGCGGCGGACGAGTGTGGTCGACCGAGGGGAGGCGGCGCTCACGCCTGCtggcggcggagggcggcggctACGGTGctggagcaacccgagcccgcTTGGGCTCGGCTCAGGCTCACAGAGCAGCGGCGGCCATGGCGATAACCGGGGGAGCTCCGGGCAACGGCGACTGGTCGCCGGAGGTCAGAGAGAGGCGGCGCAAGCAACTCTAG